The following are encoded together in the Culex pipiens pallens isolate TS chromosome 1, TS_CPP_V2, whole genome shotgun sequence genome:
- the LOC120430357 gene encoding serine protease grass-like — protein sequence MSFVFIKSVVLLTTLLAVQAKQCPSEQDLCVPVQYCAPIYEAIMSDRAQRNATLQEYIWSRTCHTVGVDREPRVCCNRIEVPLGKRCSGASGTPGRCVGPERCELIAKYLERDRRSPAIERTLAENVCFRDGDKDFYCCPEAMVIEAKTAPQSMDLVLPPPSSLKIGNAFPSCKDPTGSKGRCVPVRNCDAIHSAFLNERITQDRKMADFVRASSCPSDARDGHSICCAAVKPAKMVDFIAHSKAARLGLKHCGTVRLADNILLGSATGLGQFPWMANLMYKRKGALKSLCSGSLIHPRYVLTAAHCMKGNTRPVAVRLGEYDLSSDPDCVDGRCAAKVKEYPIEKLIPNNNFNGFDADYDIALIRLARKVVLVDGEVFPVCLPLTESLMMLKPNRLTVTGWGQTEDQRASNVLLEADLQVVPRTDLCQGESTFCARGRDMAGHCRGDSGGPYQTVVPVGDGSHRFVQFGVVSGGPAECSVNEKRPGVGVMVSYHINWILDNLEN from the exons atgtctttCGTATTTATTAAATCAGTAGTCCTGTTGACGACCCTACTCGCTGTCCAGGCCAAACAGTGCCCCTCCGAGCAGGACCTGTGCGTTCCGGTGCAGTATTGCGCGCCAATTTACGAGGCCATCATGTCCGACCGTGCCCAACGCAACGCCACCCTGCAGGAGTACATCTGGTCGCGGACGTGTCACACCGTGGGCGTGGACCGTGAGCCACGCGTTTGCTGCAACCGGATCGAGGTACCGCTGGGAAAGCGGTGTTCCGGGGCGTCCGGAACGCCAGGTCGGTGCGTGGGCCCCGAACGGTGCGAACTCATCGCGAAATATCTGGAGCGGGATCGGCGCAGTCCTGCCATCGAGCGGACACTAGCGGAGAATGTGTGCTTCCGGGATGGGGATAAG GACTTTTATTGCTGTCCTGAGGCCATGGTTATCGAGGCCAAAACGGCGCCACAATCGATGGATCTGGTGCTGCCACCGCCCAGCTCGTTGAAGATCGGTAATG CCTTCCCCTCCTGCAAGGACCCCACCGGCTCGAAAGGCCGCTGCGTTCCGGTCCGCAACTGCGACGCCATCCACAGTGCGTTCCTGAACGAACGCATCACACAGGATCGCAAAATGGCCGACTTTGTGCGGGCCAGCAGCTGCCCGTCGGACGCCCGGGACGGCCACTCGATCTGTTGCGCCGCGGTGAAACCGGCCAAAATGGTGGACTTTATCGCCCACTCGAAGGCCGCCCGGTTGGGCTTAAAGCACTGCGGAACGGTTCGGTTGGCGGACAACATCCTGCTCGGGAGTGCGACCGGCCTGGGGCAGTTTCCGTGGATGGCCAATTTGATGTACAAGCGGAAGGGGGCGCTCAAAAGCTTGTGCAGTGGATCGTTGATCCATCCGAGGTACGTGTTGACGGCGGCCCACTGTATGAAGGGCAACACGAGACCGGTAGCGGTCCGATTGGGCGAGTACGACCTGTCCAGTGATCCGGACTGCGTCGACGGACGGTGTGCGGCCAAGGTGAAGGAATACCCGATCGAGAAGCTCATCCCGAACAACAACTTCAACGGATTCGACGCGGACTACGACATTGCGTTGATCCGACTTGCTCGAAAAGTCGTCCTGGTAGACGGAGAGGTCTTTCCGGTTTGTCTTCCGTTGACCGAAAGCCTGATGATGCTGAAACCAAACCGACTGACGGTTACCGGCTGGGGTCAGACGGAGGACCAGCGGGCTTCAAACGTCCTGCTGGAGGCGGATCTGCAAGTGGTGCCGCGGACTGACCTGTGTCAAGGCGAGTCGACGTTTTGTGCGCGAGGACGAGACATGGCCGGCCATTGTCGGGGGGACTCGGGTGGTCCGTACCAGACGGTGGTTCCGGTGGGGGACGGTTCCCACAGGTTCGTTCAGTTTGGAGTGGTTTCCGGTGGGCCGGCCGAGTGTAGTGTAAATGAGAAGAGGCCCGGTGTGGGTGTGATGGTCAGCTATCACATCAACTGGATACTGGACAATTTGGAAAATTAA